NNNNNNNNNNNNNNNNNNNNNNNNNNNNNNNNNNNNNNNNNNNNNNNNNNNNNNNNNNNNNNNNNNNNNNNNNNNNNNNNNNNNNNNNNNNNNNNNNNNNNNNNNNNNNNNNNNNNNNNNNNNNNNNNNNNNNNNNNNNNNNNNNNNNNNNNNNNNNNNNNNNNNNNNNNNNNNNNNNNNNNNNNNNNNNNNNNNNNNNNNNNNNNNNNNNNNNNNNNNNNNNNNNNNNNNNNNNNNNNNNNNNNNNNNNNNNNNNNNNNNNNNNNNNNNNNNNNNNNNNNNNNNNNNNNNNNNNNNNNNNNNNNNNNNNNNNNNNNNNNNNNNNNNNNNNNNNNNNNNNNNNNNNNNNNNNNNNNNNNNNNNNNNNNNNNNNNNNNNNNNNNNNNNNNNNNNNNNNNNNNNNNNNNNNNNNNNNNNNNNNNNNNNNNNNNNNNNNNNNNNNNNNNNNNNNNNNNNNNNNNNNNNNNNNNNNNNNNNNNNNNNNNNNNNNNNNNNNNNNNNNNNNNNNNNNNNNNNNNNNNNNNNNNNNNNNNNNNNNNNNNNNNNNNNNNNNNNNNNNNNNNNNNNNNNNNNNNNNNNNNNNNNNNNNNNNNNNNNNNNNNNNNNNNNNNNNNNNNNNNNNNNNNNNNNNNNNNNNNNNNNNNNNNNNNNNNNNNNNNNNNNNNNNNNNNNNNNNNNNNNNNNNNNNNNNNNNNNNNNNNNNNNNNNNNNNNNNNNNNNNNNNNNNNNNNNNNNNNNNNNNNNNNNNNNNNNNNNNNNNNNNNNNNNNNNNNNNNNNNNNNNNNNNNNNNNNNNNNNNNNNNNNNNNNNNNNNNNNNNNNNNNNNNNNNNNNNNNNNNNNNNNNNNNNNNNNNNNNNNNNNNNNNNNNNNNNNNNNNNNNNNNNNNNNNNNNNNNNNNNNNNNNNNNNNNNNNNNNNNNNNNNNNNNNNNNNNNNNNNNNNNNNNNNNNNNNNNNNNNNNNNNNNNNNNNNNNNNNNNNNNNNNNNNNNNNNNNNNNNNNNNNNNNNNNNNNNNNNNNNNNNNNNNNNNNNNNNNNNNNNNNNNNNNNNNNNNNNNNNNNNNNNNNNNNNNNNNNNNNNNNNNNNNNNNNNNNNNNNNNNNNNNNNNNNNNNNNNNNNNNNNNNNNNNNNNNNNNNNNNNNNNNNNNNNNNNNNNNNNNNNNNNNNNNNNNNNNNNNNNNNNNNNNNNNNNNNNNNNNNNNNNNNNNNNNNNNNNNNNNNNNNNNNNNNNNNNNNNNNNNNNNNNNNNNNNNNNNNNNNNNNNNNNNNNNNNNNNNNNNNNNNNNNNNNNNNNNNNNNNNNNNNNNNNNNNNNNNNNNNNNNNNNNNNNNNNNNNNNNNNNNNNNNNNNNNNNNNNNNNNNNNNNNNNNNNNNNNNNNNNNNNNNNNNNNNNNNNNNNNNNNNNNNNNNNNNNNNNNNNNNNNNNNNNNNNNNNNNNNNNNNNNNNNNNNNNNNNNNNNNNNNNNNNNNNNNNNNNNNNNNNNNNNNNNNNNNNNNNNNNNNNNNNNNNNNNNNNNNNNNNNNNNNNNNNNNNNNNNNNNNNNNNNNNNNNNNNNNNNNNNNNNNNNNNNNNNNNNNATTTGtccagattaaataaattacttttctaTACTATCCTTTTGAAAAGGTTACAACCTTAACATACCTACTTGGATAAATGGCACACATACCTGTatttagaaatctttttttgttgaagttAACTGGAAAAGCTCTGCACCAACGTCTTGCAGTCTCTTCGGTGAGCCAGCCAGATcctagtcaaagtaaaatgATTTGTTGAAATTGAACASTGTAYTAAATACGAACAAACAATCAGACAACATACACCTTCTTGTATTCCAGTCTAATTTTATAGTAAACTATACGTTTAAAAACCCTTAAAATCACAGATCACACatgtgagtttattttaaggaCTCGATATAACAAGGATTACTTATGCGAATACTCCAAAGAAAGCAAATTGTTGGTCTCTACGAACAATAGGCGATAAATTGCATGACATCAGATGCTTTTGACAAGGGTAAACAGGGATAATACTCACAGCACTATctcagcaaaaacacaagactCACTGGCATGCTAATGAAACCTGCTTTAAACATGATWTAAAGCGTTGGATTTGGTCCGTAAGATTAGCATATACAGGCGAGGAGAAAGCCAACACGACAGAAGTCAAACTGATCACCGGAACCTCTGTATTTAGCAGCCAAATCCATCCATCACTACCGCTAGCAGGTTGCCCAGCTAgcggcggctgctgctgctgctagctCGTTAGCTTGGCCGTCTGAAAGCGACCTACTTACCGATTCACAGCAGGGCGATAGGCGGGATGGAGAGGTCCTATATGTACTCAGAAGCAGCGTAGGACTACGAAAATCCTTCTTGTGTCTTGACATGGATGGACTTACTCAAGTGTACCAACCAGTTGTCGGTGGCAAGCTAGCTGAAATTCATGGctaccagattttttttttttttttactactgcCCGACTTCATCCGGAAGTGACGTAAGAGTGGCAAATCCTCATTCAACCAGGCAACAAAGCTAcatattaaaactaaactaagtaggaatattgtaaatattttttcatatatacTGCTTActtagaagaagaagaaacatcaaATGTgttcttatatatttttttatctgatgcaGTTTAGCGCTGTTTACTCTTTAAAGACAAATATCATTCCAAGGCAATACAAACCCGGTTCTGTGACTCAAACATTTCATTACGTACTAGAGTAGATATTGTGTATAAAGTGtaagttttgtgtttgcagcacgtatattttgtaaaaaaaaNaaaaaataaaataacataaagagCCAGTAGGGGCTCAAATGTTATCCACCAGCTAAATTAAAACGAATCTTGCCTCCTTACCGAGAGCGAAGGGCGTGCCACGCAGCGTCGATGTCTGCGTAAAGGTTCTTCTCAGATGGCTTGCCGGTACTAACGCCATAGCCTGAGTAGTCGTAGGAGAAGATGTTGCAGTTGATGCGGGTGCCCAAGCCGATGTAGAAGCTGCTCATCTGACCCAGGTCTACGGCGTTGCCATGTGAGAACAACACTGTGAACCTGAGCGACAGACAGGGAAGAAAGAGAAGGATGGGAGTTAGTGGAGCACAAAGACTGGAAACTCAAACCTGAAATTTGTTGTACAACGCTGGTGGCTTGCTAACAGGTTTATGAAGCGCAGATCTGAGCGTCGACAGTCTCACAGTGGTGATTCATGTCTCACCTGGCGTTGGGAGCACAGCGTATGTACATGCATCCAACCCTGTTCCCTCGGCTAGATCTGGTCAGGAACACGTCGGTCACATCCAGTTCTCTCTGCGAATACTGGAACTCGGCTCTTTCTGTGAGGTGCAACTTCCACCTGCCTTCGGGACCAGTGAtggtgctgctggtggtggcagcgccgccactgctgctgcctcctcctcctcctccaccgccACTACCGCCTCCTCCACCGCCTCCTCTGTCTGATCCACCAGCGTTACCCAGCCGCGAACGCAGTCCCGGCGCTCCGAGTGACGGAGGAGCAGCTCCAGAGTTGGCGGCAGACACGGTTGTTGCTCCAGATCCGGGATCTGGGTCGGGGAGCAACGCATAAGTGGGCTCTGGAGGGAGAAAAGCCAGTTTGGCTGCAATGCGGCTGGGACAGGGGGGGCAGCAAAAGAGGCAGCAAAGCTCTCGTATGGACAGGCCGTTCATCTTCTGGCACAAATCTGAAGAGGAGagacaaaattaattaaaacaagttcacaCGTTTTTTKKTKGGKTTTTTTTGACTgatatttgaatatttcttcTTGACAAATGTATAACATAAGCAGTTGCTTTAGTGTTCACATAAAATTGAGTGTCATTTACATAGCAATGAATGCAACTCCATGGCAGGCAGCGAATGACCTTACATGGAGA
The Poecilia reticulata strain Guanapo linkage group LG17, Guppy_female_1.0+MT, whole genome shotgun sequence DNA segment above includes these coding regions:
- the LOC103479270 gene encoding protein ABHD17A-like; translation: MNGLSIRELCCLFCCPPCPSRIAAKLAFLPPEPTYALLPDPDPGSGATTVSAANSGAAPPSLGAPGLRSRLGNAGGSDRGGGGGGGSGGGGGGGGSSSGGAATTSSTITGPEGRWKLHLTERAEFQYSQRELDVTDVFLTRSSRGNRVGCMYIRCAPNARFTVLFSHGNAVDLGQMSSFYIGLGTRINCNIFSYDYSGYGVSTGKPSEKNLYADIDAAWHALRSRYGISPENIILYGQSIGTVPTVDLASRFECAAVVLHSPLTSGMRVAFPDTKKTYCFDAFPNIEKVSKIPSPVLIIHGTEDEVIDFSHGLALFERCPKAVEPLWVEGAGHNDIELYSQYLERLRRFINQDLAAQHA